The proteins below come from a single Comamonas antarctica genomic window:
- a CDS encoding class I SAM-dependent methyltransferase has product MQALLDAIATMEPSTDARRIFHGRGGLHPGCEHWVLDAYPPVLLLTSFQPVEEADLASIGAALAQRWQQVAPGQPLNWVFQCRHEGRSETRLMAGSVPEPHVVNENGTRYRVHVLKGQNHGLFLDMAEGRRWVRAHVAAHPERERPGLKVLNLFAYTCAFSVVARQAGAKQVLNLDMSQGALAIGQQNHQLNEINEGASFLAHDIFSTWGKITRGGPYHLIIVDPPSYQKGSFVATKDYAKLMRRLPDLLRPGGHALLCLNAPELGQDFLQDQMRALAPELEFVERVANPAVFADVSPERSLKVLVYRAPG; this is encoded by the coding sequence ATGCAAGCCTTGCTCGACGCCATCGCCACGATGGAGCCCTCCACCGATGCCCGGCGCATCTTCCATGGCCGCGGCGGCCTGCACCCGGGCTGCGAGCACTGGGTGCTCGATGCCTATCCTCCGGTGCTGCTGCTGACCAGCTTCCAGCCGGTCGAGGAGGCCGACCTCGCGTCCATTGGCGCGGCACTGGCGCAGCGCTGGCAGCAGGTCGCGCCGGGCCAGCCGCTGAACTGGGTGTTCCAGTGCCGGCATGAAGGCCGCAGCGAAACCCGGCTCATGGCCGGCAGCGTGCCCGAGCCGCATGTGGTGAACGAGAACGGCACGCGCTATCGCGTGCATGTGCTCAAGGGCCAGAACCATGGCCTGTTTCTCGACATGGCCGAGGGCCGGCGCTGGGTGCGCGCGCATGTCGCAGCGCATCCCGAACGGGAGCGCCCCGGGCTCAAGGTGCTGAACCTGTTTGCCTACACCTGCGCGTTTTCCGTCGTTGCGCGCCAGGCGGGCGCGAAGCAGGTGCTCAACCTCGACATGAGCCAGGGCGCGCTGGCCATCGGCCAGCAGAACCACCAGCTCAATGAGATCAACGAGGGCGCAAGCTTTCTCGCCCACGACATCTTCAGCACCTGGGGCAAGATCACGCGCGGCGGCCCCTACCACCTGATCATCGTCGACCCGCCGAGCTACCAGAAGGGCAGCTTCGTCGCCACCAAGGACTACGCCAAGCTGATGCGCCGCCTGCCCGACCTGCTGCGCCCGGGCGGACATGCGCTGCTGTGCCTCAATGCGCCCGAGCTGGGGCAGGACTTCCTGCAGGACCAGATGCGCGCACTGGCGCCGGAGCTCGAATTCGTCGAGCGCGTGGCCAACCCGGCGGTGTTTGCCGATGTCTCGCCCGAGCGCTCGCTCAAGGTGCTGGTCTACCGCGCACCCGGCTGA
- a CDS encoding glutamine--tRNA ligase/YqeY domain fusion protein codes for MSSSDATHTSPEPVKPSNFLRQIIEADLARGAYAQRRWGGSPGDAAHHAAGEPDPARIRTRFPPEPNGYLHIGHAKSICLNFGLARDYGGVCHLRFDDTNPEKEDQEYVDGIIDAVHWLGYDWAQPGEAPGSAAPYQASDYFDFMYRAAEYLIVQGLAYVDEQSAEEMRASRGDFTKPGTNSPFRDRTPAENLERFRAMRDGQLADGAAVLRAKIDMAAANINLRDPAIYRVRHAEHHNTGDKWCIYPMYTFAHPIEDALEQITHSFCTLEFEDQRPFYDWVLEHLVAGGLVAAPASRQYEFARLNLTYVITSKRKLKHLVDNGIVQGWDDPRMPTVVGLRRRGYTPHSLQTFCERIGVTKDYSWIDYATLEGCLREDLENQAHRGMAVLDPVKLVLENWDDVMGAGHLEPCTLPALPHPPEGEEPVLRHFTMGREVWIEREDFQEVPAKGYKRLFPGNKVRLKGGYVIECTGCRKNDAGEVTEVLAQVVPDTKSGTPGADSVKVKAAITWVGVADGVAAEVRLYDRLFTDAQPDAGGKDFLTLLNPDSLKVVTAFVEPSLAGAAPDTRFQFERHGYFVTDRHDHAAGKPVFNKITGLKDSWGK; via the coding sequence ATGAGTTCTTCCGACGCCACCCACACCTCCCCAGAACCGGTCAAGCCGAGTAATTTCCTGCGCCAGATCATCGAGGCCGATCTGGCCCGCGGCGCATATGCCCAGCGCCGCTGGGGCGGCAGCCCTGGCGATGCGGCCCACCACGCCGCGGGCGAGCCCGATCCGGCCAGGATACGCACCCGGTTCCCGCCCGAGCCGAACGGCTACCTGCACATCGGGCACGCCAAGAGCATCTGCCTGAACTTCGGCCTGGCGCGCGACTACGGCGGCGTCTGCCACCTGCGCTTCGACGACACCAATCCTGAAAAGGAAGACCAGGAATACGTCGACGGCATCATCGACGCCGTGCACTGGCTCGGCTACGACTGGGCCCAGCCCGGCGAGGCGCCGGGCAGCGCCGCGCCCTACCAGGCCAGCGACTACTTCGATTTCATGTACCGCGCGGCCGAATACCTGATCGTGCAGGGGCTGGCCTATGTCGACGAGCAATCGGCCGAGGAGATGCGCGCGAGCCGCGGCGACTTCACCAAGCCGGGCACCAACAGCCCGTTTCGCGACCGCACGCCGGCCGAGAACCTCGAGCGCTTTCGCGCCATGCGCGACGGCCAGCTCGCCGACGGCGCCGCAGTGCTGCGCGCGAAGATCGACATGGCCGCGGCCAATATCAACCTGCGCGACCCGGCCATCTACCGCGTGCGCCACGCCGAGCACCACAACACCGGCGACAAGTGGTGCATCTACCCGATGTACACCTTCGCGCACCCGATCGAGGATGCGCTCGAGCAGATCACGCATTCGTTCTGCACGCTGGAATTCGAGGACCAGCGCCCGTTCTACGACTGGGTGCTCGAGCACCTCGTGGCCGGCGGCCTGGTGGCCGCGCCCGCGTCGCGCCAGTATGAATTCGCACGCCTGAACCTGACCTATGTGATCACCAGCAAGCGCAAGCTCAAGCACCTGGTGGACAACGGCATCGTGCAGGGCTGGGACGATCCGCGCATGCCCACGGTGGTCGGTCTGCGCCGGCGCGGCTATACCCCGCACAGCCTGCAGACCTTCTGCGAGCGCATCGGCGTGACCAAGGACTACAGCTGGATCGACTACGCCACGCTCGAAGGCTGCCTGCGCGAAGACCTCGAGAACCAGGCGCACCGCGGCATGGCGGTGCTGGATCCGGTCAAGCTGGTGCTGGAGAACTGGGACGATGTGATGGGCGCGGGCCACCTCGAGCCCTGCACCCTGCCCGCGCTGCCGCACCCGCCCGAAGGCGAGGAACCCGTGCTGCGCCACTTCACCATGGGCCGCGAAGTCTGGATCGAACGCGAGGACTTCCAGGAAGTGCCCGCCAAGGGCTACAAGCGCCTGTTCCCCGGCAACAAGGTGCGCCTCAAGGGTGGCTACGTGATCGAATGCACGGGCTGCCGCAAGAATGACGCGGGCGAGGTCACCGAAGTGCTGGCACAGGTGGTGCCCGACACCAAGAGCGGCACGCCCGGCGCCGACAGCGTCAAGGTCAAGGCGGCCATCACCTGGGTCGGCGTGGCCGACGGCGTGGCGGCCGAAGTGCGTCTCTACGACCGCCTGTTCACCGATGCCCAGCCCGATGCGGGCGGCAAGGACTTCCTCACGCTGCTGAACCCGGACAGCCTCAAGGTCGTGACCGCGTTCGTCGAGCCCTCGCTGGCCGGCGCCGCGCCCGACACGCGCTTCCAGTTCGAGCGCCATGGCTACTTCGTCACCGACCGCCACGACCATGCGGCGGGCAAGCCGGTGTTCAACAAGATCACCGGGCTCAAGGACAGCTGGGGCAAATAA
- the aroQ gene encoding type II 3-dehydroquinate dehydratase, whose product MKTVYVLNGPNLNLLGTREPAIYGASTLADVQALCEQACARHGLALAFHQSNHEGVLVDWIHEAGRLHAQGRLAGLILNAAAYTHTSVALLDAVKGTGVPLVELHISNVHARESFRHHSYLSAAARAVMCGFGVAGYGLAIDAVAQW is encoded by the coding sequence GTGAAAACTGTCTATGTCCTGAACGGCCCGAATCTCAATCTGCTGGGTACGCGCGAACCCGCCATCTATGGCGCTTCCACGCTGGCAGACGTGCAGGCGCTGTGCGAGCAAGCCTGTGCGCGCCACGGCCTGGCGCTGGCCTTCCACCAAAGCAACCACGAAGGTGTGCTGGTCGACTGGATCCATGAAGCCGGCCGTCTGCATGCGCAGGGACGGCTCGCGGGCCTGATTCTCAATGCCGCGGCATACACGCATACCAGCGTGGCGCTGCTCGATGCGGTCAAGGGCACGGGCGTGCCGCTGGTCGAGTTGCACATCAGCAACGTGCATGCGCGCGAGAGCTTCCGCCACCACTCCTATCTCTCGGCCGCCGCGCGCGCCGTCATGTGCGGTTTTGGCGTCGCGGGCTATGGGCTGGCCATCGACGCGGTGGCGCAATGGTGA
- a CDS encoding alpha/beta fold hydrolase, with protein MVSAANPVAPAPVALVSARARRVATPLGDGGQIVWHVWGEGNAAAAPLVLLHGGSGSWTHWLRNIDALVAAGREVWAVDLPGFGDSDGVPGGQDADTMPAPLHQSLQQLLGQRPFDLVGFSFGGMTAGMLAAAHPQGVRQLVVVGAPAMWVSGEKSVRLLGWRHLDSETAREQAHRHNLQALMLHDPARIDADTVALHVQNVLRDRLPRRRLSQTDVLAQALGRVVCPVQAIYGRHDALYRGRHAALEQAFVAASPYFEGLHWVDGAGHWVQYEQPERFNAQLLACLAAGSR; from the coding sequence ATGGTGAGCGCCGCAAACCCGGTGGCGCCTGCGCCCGTGGCCCTGGTCTCGGCCCGCGCGCGGCGCGTGGCCACGCCGCTGGGCGACGGCGGGCAGATCGTCTGGCATGTCTGGGGCGAGGGCAACGCCGCGGCCGCGCCGCTGGTGCTGCTGCACGGCGGCAGCGGCAGCTGGACCCACTGGCTGCGCAACATCGACGCGCTGGTGGCCGCGGGCCGGGAAGTCTGGGCTGTGGACCTGCCGGGCTTTGGCGACTCCGATGGCGTGCCGGGTGGGCAGGATGCCGACACCATGCCCGCGCCGCTGCACCAGAGCCTGCAGCAGTTGCTGGGCCAGCGGCCATTTGACCTGGTGGGTTTTTCGTTCGGCGGCATGACGGCCGGCATGCTGGCCGCGGCCCATCCCCAGGGCGTGCGCCAGCTGGTGGTCGTGGGCGCTCCTGCCATGTGGGTGAGTGGCGAGAAATCGGTGCGGCTGCTGGGCTGGCGCCATCTGGACAGCGAAACGGCACGCGAGCAGGCGCACCGGCACAACCTGCAGGCGCTGATGCTGCATGACCCGGCGCGCATCGACGCCGACACCGTGGCCCTGCATGTGCAGAACGTGCTGCGCGACCGGCTGCCGCGCCGGCGCCTGTCGCAGACCGATGTGCTGGCCCAGGCGCTGGGCCGCGTGGTCTGCCCGGTGCAGGCCATCTACGGGCGCCATGACGCGCTCTACCGTGGCCGGCACGCAGCGCTGGAGCAGGCCTTCGTGGCCGCATCGCCGTATTTCGAAGGCCTGCACTGGGTCGACGGTGCGGGGCATTGGGTGCAGTACGAGCAGCCCGAGCGCTTCAACGCCCAGCTGCTCGCGTGCCTTGCGGCCGGCAGCCGTTGA
- the arfB gene encoding alternative ribosome rescue aminoacyl-tRNA hydrolase ArfB, whose product MSITVCIDEVEMSAIRAQGAGGQNVNKVSSAVHLRFDVRASSLPEPVKQRLLALNDQRLTADGVLVIKAQQFRSQELNRADALARLQALVDSVARAPKARRATKPTLASQRRRLEGKSVRSATKALRGKPNAD is encoded by the coding sequence ATGTCGATCACTGTCTGCATTGATGAAGTCGAGATGAGCGCCATCCGCGCCCAGGGTGCGGGCGGCCAGAACGTCAACAAGGTCTCCAGCGCGGTGCACCTGCGTTTCGACGTGCGCGCGTCCTCGCTGCCCGAGCCGGTCAAGCAGCGGCTGCTGGCGCTGAACGACCAGCGCCTGACCGCGGACGGCGTGTTGGTCATCAAGGCCCAGCAGTTCCGCAGCCAGGAGCTCAACCGTGCCGACGCGCTGGCGCGGCTGCAGGCCCTGGTCGATTCGGTGGCACGGGCGCCCAAGGCGCGCCGCGCGACAAAGCCCACGCTGGCGTCGCAGCGCCGGCGCCTCGAAGGCAAGAGCGTGCGTTCGGCAACCAAGGCCTTGCGCGGCAAGCCGAATGCGGACTGA
- a CDS encoding alpha/beta hydrolase: protein MTLTTKLPLEFLQREPQAQTADPWLLVLMHGVGSNEQDLFGLAPYVPPQFHVLSLRAPYPMGVQANAWFHFTVDTNGTRHIDVAQERASRESLERTLAQAQQELGIGAERTVVAGFSQGGIMALSTLLTRPQSLRAAMVWHSRLLPEIKQFQAPAGQFAGKSLWISHGTYDNVIPLTSAHTMRDHVQALPLGLAYHEYASAHEIRPDELQASMQWLGHLR from the coding sequence ATGACCCTAACGACCAAGCTGCCGCTCGAGTTCCTGCAGCGCGAACCCCAGGCGCAGACCGCCGATCCCTGGCTGCTGGTGCTGATGCATGGCGTGGGCAGCAACGAGCAGGACCTGTTCGGCCTCGCACCCTATGTGCCGCCGCAGTTCCATGTGCTGAGCCTGCGCGCGCCCTATCCGATGGGCGTGCAGGCCAACGCCTGGTTCCATTTCACCGTCGACACCAACGGCACGCGCCATATCGATGTGGCGCAGGAGCGCGCCAGCCGCGAAAGCCTTGAGCGCACGCTGGCCCAGGCGCAGCAGGAACTGGGGATCGGCGCCGAACGCACGGTGGTGGCCGGCTTCAGCCAGGGCGGCATCATGGCGCTGTCGACGCTGCTGACGCGGCCGCAGTCGCTGCGCGCGGCCATGGTCTGGCACAGCCGCCTGCTGCCCGAGATCAAGCAATTTCAGGCGCCGGCTGGGCAATTTGCGGGCAAGTCGCTGTGGATCAGCCACGGCACTTACGACAATGTGATTCCCTTGACCAGCGCACACACCATGCGCGACCATGTGCAGGCGTTGCCGCTGGGCCTGGCCTACCACGAGTACGCCAGCGCGCACGAGATCCGGCCGGACGAACTCCAGGCCAGCATGCAGTGGCTGGGCCATCTCCGCTGA
- a CDS encoding zinc-dependent peptidase: MTLGQLWRQLQRRFSPLPEIDAGLWLATMQAYPFLSALALADQAKLRALAALFLQRKQFHGAHGLEVTDTIAVHIAAQACLPLLHWGTPREALAWYDDFVGIVVHPGEAVARREAVDEAGVVHYYKEVLLGEAMEGGPVMLSWQAVDENRHSAAAGTNVVIHEFAHKIDMRNGTADGCPPLPNGFLGSASTRAARALWHAAWEPAYQQFREQVIIAERFGGAWPWLDSYGATAPPEFFAVACEAWFVNRTQFTQDFPTLAPQLEALFGTGRAA; this comes from the coding sequence ATGACGCTGGGCCAGCTCTGGCGGCAGCTCCAGCGCCGCTTCTCGCCCTTGCCGGAAATCGACGCCGGGCTGTGGCTTGCGACCATGCAGGCCTATCCGTTCCTGAGCGCGCTGGCGTTGGCCGACCAGGCCAAGCTGCGCGCGCTGGCCGCGCTGTTCCTGCAGCGCAAACAGTTCCATGGCGCGCATGGGCTCGAGGTGACCGACACCATAGCGGTGCACATCGCCGCCCAGGCCTGCCTGCCGCTGCTGCACTGGGGCACGCCGCGCGAGGCCCTGGCCTGGTATGACGATTTCGTCGGCATCGTGGTGCATCCCGGCGAGGCCGTGGCGCGGCGCGAAGCCGTCGACGAGGCGGGCGTCGTCCATTACTACAAGGAAGTGCTGCTGGGCGAGGCCATGGAAGGCGGGCCGGTCATGCTCAGCTGGCAGGCCGTGGATGAAAACCGCCACAGCGCGGCGGCCGGCACCAATGTCGTGATCCATGAGTTCGCGCACAAGATCGACATGCGCAATGGCACGGCCGATGGCTGCCCGCCGCTGCCCAACGGCTTTCTGGGCAGCGCCAGCACGCGCGCGGCGCGCGCGCTGTGGCATGCGGCCTGGGAGCCGGCCTACCAGCAGTTCCGCGAACAAGTGATCATTGCCGAGCGTTTCGGCGGCGCCTGGCCCTGGCTCGACAGCTATGGCGCGACCGCGCCGCCCGAGTTCTTTGCCGTCGCCTGCGAGGCCTGGTTCGTCAACCGCACGCAGTTCACCCAGGACTTTCCCACGCTCGCGCCCCAGCTCGAAGCGCTTTTCGGCACCGGGCGCGCGGCCTGA
- a CDS encoding UDP-2,3-diacylglucosamine diphosphatase, with the protein MLPPDAPALPSAAADHVLPLPADWQRLEFISDLHLQADAPHTAQAWLDYLTQTRADAVFMLGDLFEVWIGDDVLDDPQSFEAQCCARMRAIAEHRALFFMQGNRDFLTGAKFAERSGCTWLPDPTCFEFAGQRYLLSHGDALCLDDTDYQRFRALARTAAWQQAFLQQPLETRRAQARGMREQSSSHQRTALVYAELDSQASLDWLQAARATTLIHGHTHRPADHELAPGMRRIVLSDWDLDATPPRAEVLRLSRAQGLQRLRWPDAA; encoded by the coding sequence ATGCTGCCTCCTGACGCCCCGGCCCTGCCCTCGGCCGCCGCAGACCATGTGCTGCCGCTGCCGGCCGACTGGCAGCGCCTTGAATTCATTTCCGACCTGCATCTGCAGGCCGATGCGCCGCATACCGCGCAGGCCTGGCTCGACTACCTCACGCAGACCCGCGCCGATGCGGTCTTCATGCTGGGCGATTTGTTCGAGGTCTGGATCGGCGACGACGTGCTGGACGATCCGCAGAGCTTCGAAGCGCAATGCTGCGCGCGCATGCGGGCAATTGCCGAACACCGTGCGCTGTTCTTCATGCAGGGCAACCGCGACTTCCTCACGGGCGCGAAGTTTGCCGAACGCAGCGGCTGCACCTGGCTGCCCGACCCGACCTGTTTCGAATTCGCGGGCCAGCGCTATCTGCTGAGCCATGGCGACGCGCTGTGCCTGGACGACACCGATTACCAGCGCTTTCGCGCGCTGGCGCGCACCGCGGCCTGGCAGCAGGCCTTCCTGCAGCAGCCGCTCGAGACGCGCCGCGCCCAGGCACGCGGCATGCGCGAGCAAAGCAGTTCGCACCAGCGCACGGCCCTGGTCTATGCCGAGCTCGACAGCCAGGCCAGCCTGGACTGGCTGCAGGCGGCGCGCGCCACGACGCTGATCCATGGCCACACCCATCGCCCCGCCGACCATGAACTCGCGCCAGGCATGCGCCGCATCGTGCTCAGCGACTGGGACCTCGATGCCACGCCGCCACGCGCCGAAGTGCTGCGTCTCTCGCGCGCCCAAGGCCTGCAGCGCCTGCGCTGGCCCGACGCCGCATGA
- a CDS encoding peptidylprolyl isomerase — protein sequence MSNPQVELHIAGQGVITIELDAEKAPKSTENFLAYVNSGHYNNTIFHRVIPGFMIQGGGFEPGMKQKDTLAPIENEAKNGLKNTKYTLAMARTSDPHSASTQFFINVADNGFLNHTAPSAQGWGYAVFGKVVKGEEIVDAIKGVKTGRKGFHDDVPQADVVIEKAVAL from the coding sequence ATGAGCAACCCGCAAGTTGAACTGCACATCGCCGGCCAAGGCGTGATCACCATCGAACTCGACGCCGAAAAGGCCCCCAAGTCGACCGAGAACTTCCTGGCCTACGTGAACAGCGGCCACTACAACAACACCATCTTCCACCGCGTGATCCCCGGTTTCATGATCCAGGGCGGCGGCTTCGAACCCGGCATGAAGCAAAAGGACACCCTGGCGCCGATCGAGAACGAAGCCAAGAACGGCCTGAAGAACACCAAGTACACCCTGGCCATGGCGCGCACCAGCGACCCGCACTCGGCCTCGACGCAGTTCTTCATCAACGTGGCCGACAACGGTTTCCTGAACCACACCGCTCCGAGCGCGCAGGGCTGGGGCTATGCGGTGTTCGGCAAGGTCGTCAAGGGCGAGGAAATCGTCGACGCGATCAAGGGCGTGAAGACCGGCCGCAAGGGCTTCCATGACGACGTGCCCCAGGCCGACGTCGTGATCGAAAAGGCCGTGGCCCTGTAA
- a CDS encoding peptidylprolyl isomerase produces the protein MISRRTSSFALAGLALCGGLLSATGAAAQASPQVELKTSQGAIVLQLDAAKAPKTVANFLQYVNSKHYDGTVFHRVMDGFMIQGGGFTADMQQKPTQPPIPLEANNGLKNDKYTVAMARTANPNSATAQFFINVADNASLNAPQPDGHGYAVFGKVVRGTEVVDKIRAVATGNRGMHQNVPTTPVTILSARVLP, from the coding sequence ATGATTTCCCGCAGAACATCCTCCTTCGCCCTCGCCGGCCTGGCCCTTTGCGGCGGACTGCTGAGCGCCACGGGCGCCGCCGCGCAGGCCTCGCCCCAGGTCGAACTCAAGACCTCGCAGGGCGCGATCGTGCTGCAGCTCGACGCGGCCAAGGCACCCAAGACCGTGGCCAATTTCCTGCAGTACGTGAACAGCAAGCACTATGACGGCACGGTGTTCCACCGCGTGATGGACGGCTTCATGATCCAGGGCGGCGGCTTCACCGCCGACATGCAGCAAAAGCCGACCCAGCCGCCGATTCCGCTCGAAGCGAACAACGGCCTGAAGAACGACAAGTACACCGTCGCCATGGCGCGCACCGCAAACCCGAACTCGGCCACGGCCCAGTTCTTCATCAATGTCGCCGACAACGCCTCGCTCAACGCACCGCAGCCCGACGGCCACGGCTATGCCGTGTTCGGCAAGGTCGTGCGCGGCACCGAGGTCGTCGACAAAATCCGCGCTGTCGCCACGGGCAACCGCGGCATGCACCAGAATGTGCCCACGACGCCCGTGACCATCCTCTCGGCGCGCGTGCTGCCCTGA
- a CDS encoding tetratricopeptide repeat protein: protein MPARNALSRALRLMTLAAVLATGAAHADEYTEVNQLLRAGKAAEAMARADTYLAGNARDPQMRFLKGVAQTDAGQKADAIATFTLLIEEYPELAEPYNNLAVIYAADGDLDKAKGALEQAVRNNPTYSVAHENLGDIYARLAYQSYLRSQELDPRAATQLRPKLTQLRSMLQAPAPAARK from the coding sequence ATGCCCGCTCGCAACGCCCTCTCCCGCGCCCTGCGCCTGATGACCCTGGCCGCAGTGCTCGCTACGGGCGCAGCCCACGCCGACGAATACACCGAAGTCAACCAGTTGCTGCGCGCCGGAAAAGCGGCCGAAGCGATGGCACGCGCCGACACCTACCTTGCCGGCAATGCGCGCGACCCGCAGATGCGCTTCCTCAAGGGCGTGGCGCAGACCGATGCCGGACAGAAGGCCGATGCCATCGCGACCTTCACGCTGCTGATCGAGGAATATCCCGAACTCGCCGAGCCCTACAACAACCTGGCCGTGATCTATGCCGCCGACGGCGATCTCGACAAGGCCAAGGGGGCGCTGGAGCAGGCCGTGCGCAACAACCCGACCTATTCGGTCGCGCACGAGAACCTGGGTGACATCTATGCGCGGCTGGCCTACCAGTCGTATCTGCGCTCGCAGGAGCTCGACCCGCGCGCCGCGACCCAGCTGCGTCCCAAGCTCACGCAGCTGCGCAGCATGCTGCAGGCGCCTGCGCCCGCGGCCAGGAAGTAA
- the cysS gene encoding cysteine--tRNA ligase has translation MSLRIYNTLSRALEAFSPIEPGHVRMYVCGMTVYDLCHLGHARSMVAFDVVQRWLRASGLRVTYVRNITDIDDKIIRRAVENGETIRQLTDRMIDALHQDADALGIQRPDFEPRATDYVPQMLGMIGRLQERGLAYQAGSGDVNFAVRKFPGYGKLSGKSLDELQAGERVAVDDGKSDPLDFVLWKSAKPAEPDEVKWESPWGPGRPGWHIECSAMGCELLGDSFDIHGGGADLQFPHHENEIAQSEGATGKTFARTWMHNGFINVDNEKMSKSLGNFFTIRDVLKEFDAETVRFFVVRSHYRSPLNYSDVHLNDARSALKRLYTALSLVPAAEVEIDWTQPQAARFKAAMDEDFGTPEAVAVLFELAAEVNRSRSPQAAGLLKALGACLGLLQEDPQAFLQAGVGAGLDTAAVQAQIEARAAAKAAKDWAEADRIRQALLAQGIVLKDSAAGTTWEAAP, from the coding sequence ATGAGTTTGCGTATCTACAACACGCTGTCGCGTGCATTGGAAGCGTTTTCGCCGATCGAGCCGGGCCACGTCCGCATGTATGTATGCGGCATGACCGTCTACGACCTGTGCCACCTGGGCCATGCGCGCTCGATGGTGGCGTTCGACGTCGTGCAGCGCTGGCTGCGCGCCAGCGGCCTGCGCGTGACCTACGTGCGCAACATCACCGACATCGACGACAAGATCATCCGCCGCGCCGTGGAAAACGGCGAGACCATCCGCCAGCTGACCGACCGCATGATCGACGCGCTGCACCAGGACGCGGACGCGCTGGGCATCCAGCGCCCCGACTTCGAGCCGCGCGCCACCGATTACGTGCCGCAGATGCTGGGCATGATCGGCCGGCTGCAGGAGCGCGGGCTGGCCTACCAGGCCGGATCGGGCGACGTCAACTTCGCGGTGCGCAAGTTCCCCGGCTACGGCAAGCTGTCAGGCAAGTCGCTGGACGAGCTGCAGGCCGGCGAGCGCGTGGCCGTCGATGACGGCAAGTCGGATCCGCTGGACTTCGTGCTCTGGAAGAGCGCCAAGCCGGCCGAACCCGATGAGGTCAAGTGGGAGAGCCCCTGGGGCCCTGGCCGCCCGGGCTGGCACATCGAATGCTCGGCCATGGGCTGCGAGTTGCTGGGCGACAGTTTCGACATCCACGGCGGCGGCGCCGACCTGCAGTTCCCGCACCATGAAAACGAGATTGCCCAGAGCGAAGGCGCGACCGGCAAGACGTTCGCGCGCACCTGGATGCACAACGGCTTCATCAACGTGGACAACGAGAAGATGTCCAAGTCGCTGGGCAATTTCTTCACCATCCGCGATGTGCTCAAGGAATTCGACGCCGAGACAGTGCGCTTCTTCGTCGTGCGCAGCCATTACCGCAGCCCGCTCAACTACAGCGATGTGCATCTGAACGATGCGCGCTCGGCGCTCAAGCGCCTGTATACGGCGCTGAGCCTGGTGCCCGCGGCCGAGGTCGAGATCGACTGGACGCAGCCCCAGGCGGCGCGCTTCAAGGCCGCGATGGACGAGGACTTCGGCACGCCCGAAGCCGTGGCGGTGCTGTTCGAGCTTGCCGCCGAAGTCAACCGCAGCCGCAGCCCCCAGGCTGCCGGCCTGCTCAAGGCGCTGGGCGCCTGCCTGGGGCTGCTGCAGGAAGATCCGCAGGCCTTTTTGCAGGCGGGCGTTGGCGCGGGCCTCGATACCGCCGCCGTGCAGGCGCAGATCGAGGCGCGTGCGGCCGCCAAGGCGGCCAAGGACTGGGCCGAGGCCGACCGCATCCGCCAGGCCCTGCTGGCCCAGGGCATCGTGCTCAAGGATTCCGCTGCCGGCACCACCTGGGAGGCAGCGCCCTGA
- a CDS encoding DNA-3-methyladenine glycosylase family protein — translation MCSIQAVPAVNAPKEIANVVATPLSAPAYWAEACKHLVKKDRVMKRLIPQYAGQALQTRGDAFVTLARSIVGQQISPKAAQALWSRVSALPPSMTPEQLLRLKVDDMRAAGLSARKVDYLVDLAVHFTEGRLHTDQWATMGDEAIIAELMAIRGVGRWTAEMFLIFYLMRPNVLPLDDAGLISGISKNYFSGDPVSRSDAREVAEAWKPWCSVATWYIWRSLDPQPVAY, via the coding sequence ATGTGTTCAATCCAGGCGGTACCAGCAGTGAATGCTCCTAAAGAGATAGCGAACGTGGTGGCCACGCCGCTGTCCGCGCCGGCCTACTGGGCGGAAGCCTGCAAGCACCTGGTCAAGAAGGACCGGGTGATGAAGCGCCTGATCCCGCAGTACGCGGGCCAGGCGCTGCAAACGCGCGGCGATGCCTTCGTGACGCTCGCGCGCTCCATCGTCGGCCAGCAGATTTCGCCCAAGGCCGCGCAGGCGCTGTGGAGCCGCGTGTCGGCATTGCCGCCGAGCATGACGCCCGAGCAATTGCTGCGCCTCAAGGTCGACGACATGCGCGCGGCGGGCCTGTCGGCGCGCAAGGTCGACTACCTGGTCGACCTGGCCGTGCATTTCACCGAAGGCCGGCTGCATACCGACCAGTGGGCAACGATGGGCGACGAAGCCATCATTGCCGAACTGATGGCGATCCGCGGCGTCGGCCGCTGGACGGCCGAGATGTTCCTCATCTTCTATCTCATGCGGCCCAATGTATTGCCCCTCGACGACGCGGGGTTGATCAGCGGGATCAGCAAGAACTACTTCTCGGGCGACCCCGTCAGCCGCAGCGATGCGCGCGAGGTGGCGGAGGCCTGGAAGCCATGGTGCAGCGTCGCGACTTGGTATATTTGGCGATCGCTCGACCCGCAGCCTGTGGCCTATTGA